From Alosa sapidissima isolate fAloSap1 chromosome 2, fAloSap1.pri, whole genome shotgun sequence, one genomic window encodes:
- the LOC121690857 gene encoding uncharacterized protein LOC121690857 isoform X2 has protein sequence MAPEVQPQTTKDTAAPKALQLLATLGQTALLPCDLPDPPPSLRDLRLFWQTAKRHEVVHVFIKGREEFEHQSPAYHNKTRLFTSQLQFGNFSLELRNVSEHDNLTTFQCVVCHGSLDCKTTLIDLWTVERKDDGGKEESVAPPADRRVWHIGIPATACLLGLLILTFIICLCPGTGNKCSSSSPYNSTDPERGKGPQNDHLMAEESTVELEMREEDGGERKREREEDGEERESDREEDGGEKERDREEDGGAREQKQDGGGRGPWQWSTALCPCRTDTVEDNNNNNNNSNRRTISALPV, from the exons ATGGCCCCAGAGGTGCAGCCACAGACCACAAAGGACACTGCAGCCCCTAAAGCCC TGCAGTTGCTCGCGACTCTCGGCCAGACCGCTCTCCTGCCCTGCGACCTCCcagacccccctccctctctgcgtGACCTCCGGCTCTTCTGGCAAACGGCCAAAAGACACGAGGTGGTTCACGTCTTCATCAAAGGCCGGGAAGAGTTTGAACATCAGTCCCCTGCCTACCATAACAAGACCCGGCTCTTCACCAGTCAGCTGCAGTTTGGCAACTTCAGCCTGGAGTTACGCAACGTCTCTGAGCACGACAACCTCACCACCTTTCAGTGTGTTGTATGTCATGGCAGCCTGGACTGTAAGACAACACTGATTGACCTGTGGACAGTGGAGAGAAAAGATG ATGGTGGCAAGGAAGAGTCAGTAGCGCCCCCTGCTGACAGGAGGGTGTGGCACATCGGTATCCCAGCAACTGCTTGTCTGTTGGGGCTACTGATACTGACCTTTATTATCT GCCTCTGTCCAGGCACTGGGAACAAGTGCAGCTCATCATCCCCATACAACAGCACTG ACCCAGAGCGTGGTAAGGGGCCTCAGAATGACCATCTGATGGCAGAAGAGTCCACAGTGGAgctggagatgagagaggaggatggaggagaaagaaagagggagagagaggaggatggagaagagagggagagtgatagagaggaggatggaggagagaaagagagggatagagaggaggatggaggagcgAGAGAACAGAAGCAggatggaggagggagaggaccaTGGCAGTGGAGCACCGCTCTCTGTCCCTGCAGAACGGACACAGTggaggacaacaacaacaacaacaacaacagcaacaggagAACCATCTCCGCCTTACCTGTGTGA
- the LOC121690857 gene encoding uncharacterized protein LOC121690857 isoform X1 — protein MLSVSTGGVGALTHEALHQHTAPEVQPQTTKDTAAPAAPKALQLLATLGQTALLPCDLPDPPPSLRDLRLFWQTAKRHEVVHVFIKGREEFEHQSPAYHNKTRLFTSQLQFGNFSLELRNVSEHDNLTTFQCVVCHGSLDCKTTLIDLWTVERKDDGGKEESVAPPADRRVWHIGIPATACLLGLLILTFIICLCPGTGNKCSSSSPYNSTDPERGKGPQNDHLMAEESTVELEMREEDGGERKREREEDGEERESDREEDGGEKERDREEDGGAREQKQDGGGRGPWQWSTALCPCRTDTVEDNNNNNNNSNRRTISALPV, from the exons ATGTTATCTGTGTCCACAGGTGGGGTTGGAGCACTTACCCATGAGGCCTTGCACCAGCATACAGCCCCAGAGGTGCAGCCACAGACGACGAAAGACACTGCAGCCCCTGCAGCCCCTAAAGCCCTGCAGTTGCTCGCGACTCTCGGCCAGACCGCTCTCCTGCCCTGCGACCTCCcagacccccctccctctctgcgtGACCTCCGGCTCTTCTGGCAAACGGCCAAAAGACACGAGGTGGTTCACGTCTTCATCAAAGGCCGGGAAGAGTTTGAACATCAGTCCCCTGCCTACCATAACAAGACCCGGCTCTTCACCAGTCAGCTGCAGTTTGGCAACTTCAGCCTGGAGTTACGCAACGTCTCTGAGCACGACAACCTCACCACCTTTCAGTGTGTTGTATGTCATGGCAGCCTGGACTGTAAGACAACACTGATTGACCTGTGGACAGTGGAGAGAAAAGATG ATGGTGGCAAGGAAGAGTCAGTAGCGCCCCCTGCTGACAGGAGGGTGTGGCACATCGGTATCCCAGCAACTGCTTGTCTGTTGGGGCTACTGATACTGACCTTTATTATCT GCCTCTGTCCAGGCACTGGGAACAAGTGCAGCTCATCATCCCCATACAACAGCACTG ACCCAGAGCGTGGTAAGGGGCCTCAGAATGACCATCTGATGGCAGAAGAGTCCACAGTGGAgctggagatgagagaggaggatggaggagaaagaaagagggagagagaggaggatggagaagagagggagagtgatagagaggaggatggaggagagaaagagagggatagagaggaggatggaggagcgAGAGAACAGAAGCAggatggaggagggagaggaccaTGGCAGTGGAGCACCGCTCTCTGTCCCTGCAGAACGGACACAGTggaggacaacaacaacaacaacaacaacagcaacaggagAACCATCTCCGCCTTACCTGTGTGA